The following coding sequences are from one Primulina eburnea isolate SZY01 chromosome 15, ASM2296580v1, whole genome shotgun sequence window:
- the LOC140815470 gene encoding uncharacterized protein, with the protein MPEPGEKLWVYLSATEFAVNSVFIKEEGADHKPIYYVSHALRGAELKYSEVEKIALSLVMTARKLRPYFLSHPIVVLTNSPLGRIMTHAEVSRRMIKWTVELGEYDIEYKPRAAMKAQALTDFLIEMIQPVEEEVWRVFVDGALNLSGCGVGVVLIAPSEEKVAREVGASRVIIYSDSQLVTQQIKGMYEAKNEKMLKYLGLITAWAAYLNDWSIEQIPREENSEDDTLAKLAASMIDISTRRFSALPGCIESPAPWKGQRLGGRVTECIMGVSKTPRSSTQETLYSLVYGAEAVLPVEIGKPSTRIESYPSNNDQARAIELDLVEERRDRAAIRMESYRNRVIKSYNRHVRLRDFQVGDLVMKKIKPVGDVGKLEAMWEGPFKIVRRVSSSAAYYLEDSQGHVLKRPWNSFHLKKYYV; encoded by the exons ATGCCCGAGCCCGGGGAGAAATTGTGGGTTTATCTCTCCGCCACTGAGTTCGCTGTTAATTCTGTGTTTATCAAAGAGGAAGGGGCCGATCATAAACCAATATATTATGTCAGCCATGCCCTTCGAGGAGcagaattaaaatacagcgaGGTGGAAAAAATAGCATTGTCCTTGGTAATGACCGCTCGGAAGCTGAGGCCTTATTTTCTTTCACATCCCATTGTGGTCCTCACCAACTCTCCACTTGGAAGGATCATGACCCACGCCGAAGTCTCCAGAAGAATGATTAAATGGACTGTGGAGCTCGGGGAGTATGACATCGAATACAAACCCCGAGCTGCTATGAAAGCCCAAGCCTTAACTGATTTCTTAATAGAAATGATTCAACCGGTAGAAGAAGAGGTATGGAGAGTGTTTGTTGATGGTGCTTTAAATTTATCGGGATGTGGAGTCGGGGTGGTCCTAATTGCCCCATCAGAAGAAAAA GTTGCCCGGGAAGTCGGTGCTTCCCGGGTCATTATTTAttctgactctcagctggtcACACAACAAATCAAAGGAATGTATGAGGCCAAGAACGAAAAAATGCTCAAATATTTAGGGCTCATCACGGCCTGGGCAGCGTATCTGAACGACTGGAGTATCGAACAAATTCCCCGGGAAGAAAATTCAGAAGATGATACCTTAGCCAAATTGGCTGCTTCCATGATAGATATAAGTACCCGGAGATTCTCTGCTTTACCCGGCTG CATTGAAAGCCCGGCTCCATGGAAAGGGCAGAGACTGGGTGGAAGAGTTACCGAATGTATTATGGGCGTATCGAAAACGCCACGATCGTCTACCCAAGAAACACTTTACAGTCTTGTATATGGTGCAGAAGCAGTTCTACCTGTGGAGATCGGGAAACCTTCTACTCGGATAGAATCTTATCCGAGCAACAACGATCAGGCCCGGGCCATTGAACTTGATCTAGTTGAAGAAAGGAGAGACCGGGCAGCTATTCGAATGGAGTCTTATCGCAACCGGGTAATAAAATCCTACAACAGGCATGTTCGATTACGAGATTTTCAGGTTGGAGACTTGGTTATGAAAAAAATCAAGCCAGTAGGTGATGTGGGAAAATTAGAAGCAATGTGGGAAGGACCCTTCAAAATAGTTCGAAGAGTCAGCTCGAGTGCAGCTTATTATCTCGAAGATTCTCAAGGACACGTTCTTAAGAGGCCATGGAATTCTTTTCATTTAAAGAAATATTATGTTTAA